From the genome of Pukyongia salina, one region includes:
- the rpsG gene encoding 30S ribosomal protein S7 — protein sequence MRKRQAKKRPLLPDPRFNDQLVTRFVNNLMWDGKKSVAFKVFYDAIDIVEEKKQDEEKSALELWKDALSNVMPHVEVRSRRVGGATFQIPMQIRPDRKISTAMKWLILFARKRNEKSMAQKLAAEILAAAKEEGAAVKKRVDTHKMAEANKAFSHFRF from the coding sequence ATGAGAAAAAGACAAGCCAAGAAAAGACCCCTTTTACCGGATCCAAGGTTCAACGACCAGTTGGTTACACGTTTTGTGAACAACTTAATGTGGGACGGAAAGAAGTCGGTGGCTTTTAAAGTATTCTACGATGCTATCGATATTGTAGAAGAAAAGAAACAAGACGAAGAGAAATCTGCGTTGGAATTATGGAAGGATGCATTATCTAATGTAATGCCTCACGTAGAGGTTAGAAGCCGACGTGTTGGGGGTGCTACATTTCAGATCCCTATGCAAATTAGACCAGACCGAAAGATATCCACAGCTATGAAGTGGTTGATCCTTTTCGCTCGTAAGAGAAATGAAAAGTCTATGGCACAGAAACTGGCCGCCGAAATTCTTGCAGCAGCCAAAGAAGAAGGTGCCGCGGTTAAGAAGCGTGTAGATACACACAAGATGGCCGAAGCAAATAAAGCATTCTCACATTTCAGATTTTAA
- a CDS encoding SusC/RagA family TonB-linked outer membrane protein — translation MRTKFSGILTLLLAFVVQLTFAQEKTISGTVSDNTGLPLPGVNIVVKGTTNGTQSDFDGNYSIQTAVGQTLVFSYVGFKTSEQRVGAANSINVQMEEDAAVLDEVVVTGYGIARERKTLGYAVSTIEAEAVENKPESDVVRTLNGKVAGVQVTGTGGATGSGTNFVIRSKSSINGDNQPLFVVDGVPFDSGTNNVTNFAGGNSITSSRFLDLDPNNVESIQVLKGLSAAVLYGQQGRNGVVLITTKNGSKKDANKKFEITFSQQVYATEISNLPDYQNDYGQGANNALNPGFVGNWGSRFDMGLMIDHPYASQGAVFPQFDGLQIPYEAAPNNVSEFFQTGLGHATSVNIAGSPGDGGSKYNVNFGYTTEDGYIPNNGLTRYNIGMGGTTKLSNKFSVTATANYSNLRVNTPPIAANNAAGSVSLFTRLLFIPRNVDLGNLPFEDPSTGASVYYRGDQNNPYWLLNYAGTEQKNSRFFGQLTSSYEISDNILATYRFGLDTYAETQEFRIAKGDVVNVSGVFRTANISNYIYDHNFNVSFSNINLAEEFALSTVVGFNARRDTFDRSGIISTGQVVFNFWNHNNFTAYDDGGLDFYQERNILGAYAEATFEYDNFLFLVLSGRNDWGSTLESENRSLFYPGASLSFIPTSLDGVSTNGALNFLKFRAAYGTSAAFPGPYNTRGALAQASGTFIPPGGTVITTASNPSNRLNRDLQPELQREFEVGAEADLFNRRLSLDLTLYKRFIDDQIVPGRPLNPSTGFNTIADNIASSEIQGIEVGLDVTPLRTKDFSWDIKNNFTAYENEVTDLGDLEDFPFAGFIGLGNYAAEGEALGVIKGNYATAYDPSNVTAENPLGLGVEGTLLINPDTGKIIDSDDLGLAIETVGDPNPDWNVTSINTFTYKGLSLSAQVEYQHGGDIFSQTATQYYRRGVTTVNVDNREGTYVIPGILANPNTGELLLDGSGNPIENQIQIGANDVYFINLVDPVGQGIYDASHLRLRDVSLTYSLSEKMLEKTPFGNVTFSLSGQNLYIRTFNIPQAFNIDPEALSTGVGNGQGLEFQTGPSNKRYSFSVKATF, via the coding sequence ATGAGAACAAAGTTTAGTGGAATTTTAACGCTATTGTTGGCGTTTGTAGTGCAACTCACGTTCGCACAAGAAAAAACAATCTCCGGAACGGTGTCCGATAACACGGGATTACCTCTTCCAGGAGTTAACATTGTCGTAAAAGGTACAACGAATGGTACTCAGTCTGATTTTGATGGTAATTACTCCATTCAGACGGCTGTAGGCCAGACTCTTGTATTTAGTTACGTCGGTTTCAAGACTTCAGAACAGAGAGTAGGTGCTGCCAACAGCATTAATGTGCAGATGGAAGAAGATGCTGCCGTTCTTGATGAAGTTGTTGTAACCGGATATGGTATTGCCAGAGAGCGTAAAACGCTTGGTTATGCCGTTAGTACAATTGAAGCGGAAGCGGTAGAGAACAAACCAGAATCTGATGTTGTAAGAACCTTAAATGGTAAGGTTGCCGGAGTACAGGTGACTGGTACCGGTGGTGCTACAGGTTCAGGTACTAACTTCGTTATCCGTTCCAAGAGTTCGATCAACGGTGACAACCAGCCACTATTCGTGGTAGACGGTGTTCCTTTTGATAGTGGTACTAACAACGTAACAAACTTTGCAGGTGGTAACTCAATTACAAGTAGCCGTTTCCTTGATTTAGATCCAAATAACGTTGAGTCTATTCAGGTACTTAAAGGTTTAAGTGCAGCTGTACTTTACGGTCAGCAGGGTAGAAACGGGGTTGTATTGATCACCACAAAGAACGGAAGTAAGAAAGATGCGAACAAGAAGTTCGAGATCACTTTCTCTCAGCAGGTTTATGCTACTGAGATCTCTAACCTTCCAGATTACCAAAACGATTACGGACAGGGAGCGAACAACGCTCTTAACCCTGGATTCGTTGGAAACTGGGGATCGCGTTTCGATATGGGACTTATGATCGATCACCCATATGCATCTCAAGGTGCTGTATTCCCACAGTTCGATGGCTTACAAATTCCTTACGAGGCTGCTCCTAACAACGTTAGTGAGTTCTTCCAAACTGGATTAGGACATGCAACTTCTGTAAACATTGCAGGTTCTCCAGGAGACGGTGGAAGTAAGTACAACGTAAACTTTGGTTACACTACTGAGGATGGTTATATTCCAAACAACGGTCTTACCCGATACAACATTGGTATGGGTGGAACCACTAAACTTTCTAATAAGTTTTCCGTAACAGCTACGGCAAACTATAGTAACCTTCGTGTAAATACTCCACCGATCGCTGCGAACAACGCTGCAGGGTCTGTTTCGTTATTTACTCGATTATTATTCATCCCTAGAAACGTTGATCTTGGAAATCTTCCTTTTGAAGATCCTTCTACAGGAGCCAGTGTTTACTATCGTGGTGACCAGAATAACCCATACTGGTTATTGAACTATGCAGGTACTGAGCAAAAGAACAGTCGTTTCTTCGGTCAGTTAACTTCCAGCTACGAAATATCAGATAACATTCTTGCAACTTACAGATTTGGTTTAGATACCTATGCTGAAACGCAGGAATTCAGAATTGCAAAAGGAGATGTTGTTAACGTATCGGGTGTATTCCGTACGGCTAACATCAGCAACTATATTTACGATCACAACTTCAACGTAAGTTTCAGTAACATCAATCTAGCCGAAGAATTTGCCCTTTCTACAGTGGTAGGTTTTAACGCGAGACGTGATACTTTCGATCGTTCAGGTATAATAAGTACAGGACAGGTTGTTTTCAACTTCTGGAATCACAATAACTTTACCGCCTATGATGACGGTGGTCTTGATTTCTACCAGGAAAGAAACATATTGGGTGCGTATGCGGAAGCTACTTTCGAATATGACAACTTCCTTTTCTTAGTACTTTCCGGACGTAATGACTGGGGATCTACACTAGAATCTGAGAACAGATCATTGTTCTATCCTGGTGCTTCCTTATCATTCATCCCTACTTCTCTTGACGGTGTAAGTACTAACGGAGCATTGAACTTCCTTAAGTTCAGAGCTGCTTATGGTACATCTGCTGCCTTCCCTGGTCCTTATAACACCAGAGGTGCACTAGCACAGGCATCAGGTACATTTATTCCACCAGGAGGAACTGTAATCACAACAGCTTCTAACCCATCTAACCGTTTGAATCGTGATCTTCAACCAGAACTTCAGAGAGAATTTGAAGTTGGTGCTGAGGCAGATCTTTTCAATAGAAGATTATCGTTAGACCTTACTCTTTACAAGCGTTTTATCGACGACCAAATCGTACCTGGACGTCCGCTTAACCCTTCAACAGGATTTAACACTATTGCCGATAACATCGCAAGTAGTGAGATCCAGGGTATTGAGGTTGGATTAGACGTAACTCCATTAAGAACTAAAGACTTTAGCTGGGATATTAAAAATAACTTCACAGCTTACGAAAACGAAGTAACAGATCTTGGTGATCTTGAAGACTTCCCATTCGCAGGATTCATTGGTCTTGGTAACTATGCTGCCGAAGGTGAGGCACTTGGTGTGATCAAAGGTAACTACGCTACTGCGTACGATCCTTCGAACGTAACAGCCGAGAACCCACTAGGACTTGGTGTTGAAGGTACTTTACTTATCAACCCTGATACTGGTAAGATCATTGACAGTGATGACTTAGGTCTTGCTATCGAGACAGTTGGTGATCCTAACCCGGATTGGAACGTTACTTCGATCAATACATTTACATACAAAGGATTATCATTATCCGCTCAAGTTGAATATCAGCACGGTGGAGATATCTTCTCTCAAACTGCTACTCAGTACTACAGACGTGGTGTAACAACTGTAAACGTAGACAACAGAGAAGGTACTTACGTTATCCCAGGTATCCTGGCTAACCCTAACACCGGAGAACTTCTATTAGATGGAAGCGGAAATCCAATTGAGAACCAAATTCAGATTGGTGCTAATGATGTGTACTTTATCAATTTAGTTGACCCAGTAGGACAAGGTATCTACGATGCTTCTCACTTGAGACTTCGTGATGTATCTCTTACTTATTCACTATCTGAAAAGATGCTAGAGAAAACTCCATTTGGAAATGTAACATTCTCTCTTTCCGGACAGAACCTTTATATCAGAACATTCAACATTCCTCAAGCATTTAATATAGATCCTGAGGCATTGAGTACTGGTGTAGGTAACGGACAAGGACTTGAATTCCAGACTGGACCATCTAACAAGCGTTATTCATTCAGCGTTAAAGCAACATTCTAA
- the rpsL gene encoding 30S ribosomal protein S12, whose product MPTISQLVRKGRAKITKKSKSAALDSCPQRRGVCTRVYTTTPKKPNSAMRKVARVRLTNGKEVNAYIGGEGHNLQEHSIVLVRGGRVKDLPGVRYHIVRGALDTAGVEGRTQRRSKYGAKRPKK is encoded by the coding sequence ATGCCAACTATTTCACAATTAGTACGAAAAGGAAGAGCCAAAATAACCAAGAAGAGTAAATCGGCTGCTTTGGATTCGTGCCCGCAACGCCGCGGTGTGTGTACGCGTGTATATACTACTACGCCAAAGAAACCAAACTCTGCAATGCGTAAAGTTGCAAGGGTAAGGTTAACTAATGGTAAGGAAGTAAACGCATACATCGGAGGTGAAGGACACAATCTACAGGAGCACTCGATAGTATTGGTTAGAGGTGGAAGGGTAAAGGATTTGCCGGGAGTTAGATATCACATTGTGCGAGGCGCATTAGACACCGCTGGTGTTGAAGGCCGTACACAACGTAGATCTAAGTATGGTGCAAAACGCCCTAAGAAGTAA
- the fusA gene encoding elongation factor G, with amino-acid sequence MAQRDLKYTRNIGIAAHIDAGKTTTTERILYYTGVSHKIGEVHDGAATMDWMEQEQERGITITSAATTCTWNFPTENGQPTEDAKGYHFNIIDTPGHVDFTVEVNRSLRVLDGLVFLFSAVDGVEPQSETNWRLADNYKVPRMGFVNKMDRQGSNFLAVCQQVKDMLGSNAVPIVLPIGDEIDFKGVVDLVKNRAIIWHEESMGSTFDVVEIPEELKAEAAEYRGKLIEEVAAYDENLLEKYMEDEDSITEDEVHAALRAAVMDMSIIPMICGSAFKNKGVQFLLDAVCRYLPSPVDKEAIVGTNPDTGEEESRKPDVSAPFAALAFKIATDPFVGRLAFFRAYSGRLDAGSYVLNNRSGKKERISRIYQMHSNKQNAIDFIEAGDIGAAVGFKDIKTGDTLSAEKHPIVLESMNFPDPVIGIAVEPKTKADVDKLGMSLAKLAEEDPTFQVRTDEASGQTVISGMGELHLDIIVDRLRREFKVEVNQGQPQVEYKEAITRTADHREVYKKQTGGRGKFADIVFTLGPAEDEKAVGLEFVNEIKGGNIPKEFVPSVEKGFKEAMKNGPLAGFEVDSMKVTLKDGSFHPVDSDQLSFELAAKLGFKAAAKAAGAVIMEPIMKLEVLTPEENMGDIVGDLNRRRGQVNDMSDRAGSKVVKAEVPLSEMFGYVTTLRTLSSGRATSTMEFSHYAQTPSNISEEVIATARGTANV; translated from the coding sequence ATGGCACAAAGAGATTTAAAATATACAAGAAATATAGGAATTGCAGCGCATATTGATGCGGGTAAGACCACTACTACAGAGCGTATCCTTTATTACACGGGTGTGAGTCACAAGATTGGTGAAGTACACGACGGTGCTGCGACTATGGACTGGATGGAGCAGGAGCAGGAGCGTGGAATTACAATTACTTCCGCTGCAACTACCTGTACCTGGAACTTCCCTACCGAAAACGGACAGCCTACCGAAGACGCCAAAGGATACCATTTTAATATTATCGATACCCCGGGTCACGTGGATTTCACCGTGGAGGTGAACAGATCCTTACGTGTACTGGACGGTTTGGTATTCCTGTTTAGTGCGGTGGATGGTGTAGAGCCACAATCTGAAACTAACTGGAGACTGGCCGATAATTACAAAGTACCTCGTATGGGCTTTGTGAACAAGATGGATCGTCAGGGTTCTAATTTCCTTGCTGTTTGTCAGCAGGTTAAGGACATGCTAGGTTCTAACGCCGTGCCAATCGTTCTTCCTATTGGAGATGAGATTGACTTTAAAGGTGTGGTTGATCTGGTAAAGAACCGTGCTATCATTTGGCATGAGGAATCTATGGGATCTACCTTCGACGTAGTTGAAATTCCTGAAGAATTAAAAGCTGAAGCAGCAGAGTATCGCGGTAAACTTATTGAAGAAGTAGCTGCATACGATGAGAACCTGCTTGAGAAATATATGGAAGACGAAGATTCTATTACCGAAGATGAGGTGCATGCTGCGCTTCGTGCTGCGGTGATGGATATGAGCATTATACCGATGATCTGTGGTTCTGCGTTCAAGAACAAAGGAGTACAGTTTTTATTGGATGCTGTTTGTCGTTACCTTCCGTCTCCTGTTGATAAGGAGGCTATCGTAGGAACCAATCCGGACACCGGAGAAGAAGAATCTCGTAAGCCGGATGTAAGTGCACCTTTCGCTGCACTTGCCTTTAAGATTGCTACAGATCCTTTCGTAGGCCGTTTGGCTTTCTTCCGTGCCTATTCGGGGCGCCTTGATGCCGGTTCTTATGTGCTGAACAATCGTTCGGGTAAAAAAGAACGTATCTCTCGTATCTACCAGATGCATTCCAACAAACAGAATGCGATCGATTTTATCGAAGCCGGAGATATTGGAGCTGCAGTAGGATTTAAAGATATAAAAACGGGTGATACGCTTTCAGCAGAGAAACACCCTATCGTGCTTGAGTCTATGAACTTCCCTGATCCGGTAATCGGTATTGCGGTAGAGCCAAAGACTAAAGCCGATGTGGATAAACTTGGGATGTCTTTAGCCAAATTGGCGGAAGAAGATCCTACTTTCCAGGTACGTACCGATGAAGCTTCAGGGCAAACGGTAATTTCCGGAATGGGTGAGCTTCACCTCGATATTATCGTGGACCGTCTTAGACGTGAGTTTAAGGTTGAAGTTAACCAGGGTCAGCCACAGGTTGAGTACAAAGAAGCTATCACCAGAACTGCCGATCACCGTGAAGTTTACAAGAAACAAACAGGGGGTCGTGGTAAGTTCGCCGATATCGTATTTACATTAGGGCCTGCCGAAGATGAGAAGGCAGTTGGACTTGAATTCGTGAACGAGATCAAGGGTGGAAACATTCCGAAAGAATTTGTTCCATCTGTTGAGAAAGGATTCAAGGAAGCAATGAAAAATGGTCCGTTGGCTGGATTCGAAGTAGATAGTATGAAGGTAACTCTAAAGGATGGATCTTTCCACCCTGTGGATTCCGATCAATTATCGTTCGAGCTAGCAGCAAAATTAGGATTTAAAGCGGCAGCTAAGGCAGCTGGAGCTGTGATCATGGAACCTATTATGAAGCTGGAGGTATTAACTCCGGAAGAGAATATGGGTGACATTGTAGGTGACCTTAACCGTCGTCGTGGTCAGGTAAATGACATGAGCGACCGTGCAGGATCTAAAGTTGTAAAGGCTGAAGTGCCACTTTCTGAAATGTTTGGTTATGTAACCACATTGAGAACGTTGTCTTCAGGACGTGCAACTTCTACGATGGAATTTTCACACTATGCACAAACACCGTCGAATATTTCGGAGGAAGTGATTGCAACAGCTAGAGGAACCGCTAACGTATAA
- a CDS encoding POTRA domain-containing protein, which yields MRHIFYIFIYLNIYTLLIATAEAQDLYLEINTSTPLSESLKDSLEIGVTFRDYTSLQQEADSLQYRFHYMGFIEATLESLQKKNDSTYTAQYILGEKFRHLKIYYRPGQFSKKELLQITNEVEDEHIILPFAAVEPSLVKLNSLKTTKGNAFARISLSEFRKEGPDVIAVNLLLEEGAVRQIDSIAVKGYEKFPKSFLKHYAGIKKGKPFNRNKLNKQNDILNSLGFVNTLKAPEVLFGKEKTTVYFYLEKRNHNLFDGILGFATNEETNRLQFNGYLNLELNNNLNFGEQLLVNYKADGNEQQNFRARTKLPYLFGSPMGVELELKIFKRDSTFVTTDQIARVTYQITPPSSAYVGYKASESSNLLDEALAGNAVEDYAAKFFVSGLQFVKTQNDPLFPSKTNVALDAEFGTREFSSNKEDQTRLSLWAATIFELNYNNSVFIQNNTSVILSDTFLTNELYRFGGINSIRGFNENSIDATLYAVINTEYRYRFSQGFYLHSIIDVGYFENEINQLEQQLYSFGIGLGLLTKTGLLKFSFANGIFENQNFNLSNTKIHLSLTSRF from the coding sequence TTGAGACATATTTTCTACATTTTTATATACCTTAATATATATACCCTACTAATTGCCACAGCAGAGGCGCAAGATCTGTACCTGGAGATCAATACCTCCACCCCCCTATCAGAAAGTTTGAAAGACAGCCTCGAAATAGGGGTCACCTTCAGAGATTATACATCACTTCAACAGGAAGCAGATTCTCTTCAATACCGATTTCATTATATGGGATTTATCGAAGCTACACTCGAATCCCTTCAGAAAAAAAATGATAGCACGTATACGGCCCAATATATACTGGGAGAAAAATTTCGCCATCTGAAGATCTATTACAGGCCAGGCCAATTCAGTAAAAAAGAATTATTACAGATCACCAACGAAGTAGAAGATGAACATATCATTTTACCATTTGCCGCTGTAGAACCCTCTCTTGTAAAACTCAATTCCTTAAAAACCACCAAGGGAAACGCTTTTGCCAGGATCAGTCTTAGTGAGTTCCGAAAAGAAGGACCTGATGTGATCGCTGTCAATCTCCTCCTGGAGGAAGGTGCAGTTAGACAGATCGACTCCATTGCTGTAAAAGGCTATGAGAAATTTCCGAAGTCGTTTCTGAAGCATTATGCAGGAATTAAAAAGGGGAAACCCTTCAACCGAAACAAGCTCAATAAGCAGAATGATATACTCAACAGCCTGGGTTTTGTTAACACGCTTAAGGCTCCGGAGGTCTTATTCGGAAAAGAAAAGACTACGGTTTACTTTTATCTGGAAAAACGAAATCACAATTTGTTCGATGGCATATTGGGTTTTGCAACAAACGAAGAAACAAACCGCTTGCAGTTTAATGGCTACCTCAATCTGGAGTTGAACAACAACCTGAACTTTGGCGAGCAGCTATTAGTGAATTACAAGGCAGATGGTAATGAACAGCAAAATTTTAGAGCTCGAACAAAATTACCTTATCTCTTTGGAAGTCCAATGGGTGTAGAATTGGAGCTGAAGATATTTAAGCGGGACAGCACCTTCGTGACCACCGATCAAATTGCCAGGGTAACCTACCAGATCACACCCCCTTCATCGGCCTACGTAGGGTACAAAGCTTCAGAATCGAGCAATTTGCTGGATGAGGCTCTGGCCGGAAACGCAGTTGAAGACTACGCCGCTAAATTCTTTGTTAGCGGACTGCAATTTGTAAAGACGCAAAACGACCCCTTATTCCCTTCAAAGACTAATGTGGCCCTGGATGCCGAATTCGGGACCCGGGAATTTTCGTCGAACAAAGAGGACCAGACCAGGCTTTCGCTTTGGGCGGCAACCATATTTGAACTTAATTACAATAATTCGGTTTTTATCCAGAACAATACCAGTGTGATCCTAAGCGACACTTTCCTTACCAACGAACTCTATCGCTTTGGGGGGATCAACAGTATACGCGGTTTTAATGAGAACAGTATAGACGCCACCTTGTATGCTGTGATCAACACCGAATACAGATACAGATTTAGCCAGGGTTTCTATTTACACAGCATCATTGATGTGGGGTATTTTGAAAACGAGATCAATCAATTGGAACAGCAATTATATAGCTTCGGAATAGGCCTAGGATTATTAACAAAAACGGGCTTGTTAAAATTTAGTTTTGCCAATGGAATTTTTGAAAACCAGAATTTCAATTTATCCAACACAAAAATTCACTTAAGTCTTACTTCCCGATTTTGA
- a CDS encoding SusD/RagB family nutrient-binding outer membrane lipoprotein codes for MKNIFKITILASVLAVFTACDTVELELLDNPNVVGSENADPNFILNDVQLTFARNVWNGYNGPSMSSTRMTNLFGAYNGAIDENTLITEWQQSYQMFGNIDLIEGLHNVDLENGGEGLTNHLGVAQVIEAFAYMLLVDYVNDVPYSEANKPEEFPNPNTDPAKSVYDAQLELLDAAIANLQAGGLIEPTTDLYFGDFDADNWIALANTLKLRAYNNLRLTDPARATAGINSTANGSIIDNSSEDFTFGYSDVQDPVESRHPFFTTGYLAAGAGSYMSNNFLDLLNAGDDQPPFIETGTIDPRTRYYLYRQTSTPPSGSDLPCAGDARYDYCYVGNLYWGRDHTDDAGIPNDGFKRTTFGIYPGGGAFDRDEFAQARATENNLGGAGILPIYLASHTKFLLAETALTLGTNGNAANLLADGIRLSLDKVDDFVGSAATDGFEMTQADKDNYVAGVLAEYNAANNNGKLAIIAREAFLASWGNGVEVYNLYRRTGFPTLQSPITAAGAFPRGYRYPVDEVENNPNIQQRQLTDQVFWDNNPGGFID; via the coding sequence ATGAAAAATATATTTAAAATCACAATTCTAGCTTCTGTACTTGCAGTTTTCACTGCCTGTGACACTGTGGAGTTAGAATTACTAGATAACCCTAACGTTGTTGGGTCTGAGAACGCAGATCCTAACTTCATCCTGAACGACGTGCAGCTTACTTTTGCACGTAACGTTTGGAATGGTTACAACGGACCTTCTATGAGTTCTACGCGTATGACCAACTTATTTGGAGCATACAATGGGGCCATTGATGAGAACACACTTATTACCGAGTGGCAACAATCTTACCAGATGTTTGGAAACATCGACCTTATCGAGGGGCTTCACAATGTGGACCTTGAAAACGGTGGGGAAGGTCTTACCAACCACTTGGGTGTGGCTCAGGTGATCGAGGCATTTGCCTATATGCTATTGGTTGATTATGTGAACGATGTTCCTTACTCTGAGGCCAACAAGCCGGAAGAATTTCCAAATCCAAATACAGATCCTGCCAAGTCGGTATACGATGCGCAGTTAGAGTTACTTGATGCAGCTATTGCCAACCTTCAGGCTGGTGGGCTTATCGAGCCAACAACCGATCTTTATTTCGGAGATTTCGATGCTGATAACTGGATCGCCCTGGCGAACACTTTAAAGCTTCGTGCTTATAACAACCTTCGCCTTACCGATCCTGCCAGAGCAACGGCCGGGATCAACTCAACGGCTAACGGTAGTATTATCGATAATTCTTCAGAAGATTTCACTTTTGGATATTCTGATGTTCAGGATCCTGTAGAATCAAGACACCCCTTCTTTACCACGGGATATCTTGCAGCAGGAGCCGGATCGTATATGAGTAACAACTTCCTTGACCTGTTAAATGCAGGTGACGATCAACCTCCTTTTATCGAAACAGGAACGATCGATCCAAGAACACGTTACTACCTGTATCGTCAAACCTCCACCCCACCATCAGGTTCAGACCTGCCATGTGCCGGAGATGCCCGATACGATTACTGTTATGTAGGAAATCTTTACTGGGGTCGTGACCATACCGATGATGCTGGTATTCCAAACGACGGATTCAAGCGTACTACCTTTGGTATCTACCCGGGTGGTGGAGCCTTCGATAGAGACGAGTTTGCACAGGCAAGAGCTACAGAGAACAACCTGGGTGGTGCTGGTATATTACCTATCTACCTGGCGTCTCATACAAAATTCCTATTGGCCGAAACAGCCCTTACTCTTGGAACTAACGGTAACGCGGCTAACTTACTGGCAGACGGGATCCGTCTAAGCCTGGATAAGGTAGACGACTTCGTAGGAAGTGCCGCAACAGACGGTTTCGAAATGACTCAAGCCGATAAGGACAACTATGTAGCAGGGGTACTTGCAGAGTACAACGCAGCCAACAACAACGGAAAACTTGCCATTATCGCAAGAGAAGCATTCCTTGCTTCCTGGGGTAACGGTGTAGAAGTATACAACCTATACAGACGAACAGGATTCCCAACCCTGCAGTCTCCTATAACAGCAGCAGGTGCGTTCCCAAGAGGGTACAGATATCCTGTTGATGAGGTAGAAAACAACCCGAACATCCAACAGCGTCAGCTTACCGACCAGGTATTCTGGGATAATAACCCTGGCGGATTTATTGACTAA